A portion of the Saimiri boliviensis isolate mSaiBol1 chromosome 1, mSaiBol1.pri, whole genome shotgun sequence genome contains these proteins:
- the LOC101044255 gene encoding gamma-taxilin, with protein MGLPVSVSQDGSCFIRFEIGTMEEAGICGLGVKADMLCNSQSNDILQHQDSNCGGTINKHSLEEDEGSDFITENRNLVSPAYCKEESREEIPGGEARTDPPDGQQDSECNRNKEKTLGKEVLLLMQALNTLSTPEEKLAALCKKYADLLEESRNVQKQMKILQKKQAQIVKEKVHLQSEHSKAILARSKLESLCRELQRHNKTLKEENMQQAREEEERRKEATAHFQITLNEIQAQLEQHDIHNAKLRQENIELREKLKKLIEQYALREEHIDKVFKHKELQQQLVDAKLQQTTQLIKEADEKHQREREFLLKEATESRHNYEQMKQQEVQLKQQLSLYMDKFEEFQTTMAKSNELFTTFRQEMEKMTKKIKKLEKETIIWRTKWENNNKALLQMAEEKTVRDKEYKALQIKLERLEKLCRALQTERNELNEKVEVLKEQVPVKAADRDLATPVMQPCAALDSHKELNTSSKRALGAHLEAEPKSQRSAVQKPLSTGSAPTIESVD; from the coding sequence ATGGGTCTTCCTGTAAGCGTCTCACAAGATGGCAGCTGCTTCATCCGGTTTGAAATTGGCACAATGGAAGAAGCTGGAATTTGTGGGCTAGGGGTAAAGGCAGATATGTTGTGTAACTCTCAATCAAATGATATTCTTCAACATCAAGACTCAAATTGTGGCGGCACAATTAACAAGCATTCATTGGAAGAGGATGAAGGCAGTGACTTTATAACAGAGAACAGGAATTTGGTGAGCCCAGCGTACTGCAAAGAAGAGTCGAGAGAGGAAATCCCTGGTGGAGAAGCTCGAACAGATCCCCCTGATGGTCAGCAAGATTCGGAGTGCaacaggaacaaagaaaaaacctTAGGAAAAGAAGTTTTATTACTGATGCAAGCCCTAAACACCCTTTCAACCCCAGAGGAGAAGCTGGCAGCTCTCTGTAAGAAATATGCTGATCTTCTGGAGGAGAGCAGAAATGTTCAGAAGCAGATGAAGATTCTGCAGAAGAAGCAAGCCCAGATTGTGAAAGAGAAAGTTCACTTGCAGAGTGAACACAGCAAGGCTATCTTGGCAAGAAGCAAGCTAGAGTCTCTTTGCAGAGAACTTCAGCGTCACAATAAGACGTTAAAGGAGGAAAATATGCAGCAGGCACGAGAGGAAGAAGAGCGACGTAAAGAAGCAACTGCACATTTCCAGATTACCTTAAATGAAATTCAAGCCCAGCTGGAGCAGCATGACATCCACAATGCCAAACTCCGGCAGGAGAACATCGAGCTGCGGGAGAAGCTGAAGAAGCTCATCGAACAGTATGCACTGAGGGAAGAGCATATTGATAAGGTGTTCAAACATAAGGAACTGCAACAACAGCTCGTGGACGCCAAACTGCAGCAAACGACACAACTGATAAAAGAAGCTGATGAAAaacatcagagagagagagagtttttatTAAAAGAAGCGACAGAATCGAGGCACAACTATGAACAAATGAAACAGCAAGAAGTACAACTAAAACAGCAGCTTTCTCTTTATATGGATAAGTTTGAAGAATTCCAGACTACCATGGCAAAAAGCAATGAACTGTTTACAACCTTCAGACAGGAAATGGAAAAgatgacaaagaaaattaaaaaactggaaaaagaaacaataatatgGCGTACCAAATGggaaaacaataataaagcaCTTCTGCAAATGGCTGAAGAGAAAACAGTCCGTGATAAAGAGTACAAGGCCCTTCAAATAAAACTGGAACGGTTAGAGAAGCTGTGCAGGGCTCTTCAAACAGAAAGGAATGAGCTCAACGAGAAGGTGGAAGTCCTGAAAGAGCAGGTCCCCGTCAAAGCGGCTGACAGGGATTTAGCAACACCTGTGATGCAGCCCTGTGCTGCCCTGGATTCTCACAAGGAGCTGAACACTTCCTCGAAAAGAGCCCTGGGAGCGCACCTGGAGGCTGAGCCCAAGAGCCAGAGAAGCGCCGTGCAAAAGCCCCTGTCCACAGGCTCTGCCCCGACCATCGAGTCAGTTGACTAA